From a region of the Campylobacter sp. genome:
- a CDS encoding EamA family transporter, producing the protein METWAVWALASALFAALTAIFAKIGLEGINSHFATFIRTIIIALCLAIFLRYAKAWQPLSSLTPRNWVFLILSGLATGASWLAYFKALQIGKAYQVAPIDKLSVVLVVIIAVIFLGERPSLREWLALALIGAGVIILVFK; encoded by the coding sequence ATGGAAACTTGGGCGGTTTGGGCACTTGCATCAGCACTCTTTGCGGCGCTGACTGCGATATTTGCAAAAATCGGGCTTGAAGGCATCAACTCTCACTTCGCAACTTTTATCCGCACGATCATCATCGCCCTATGTCTCGCCATATTCTTGCGCTACGCTAAAGCCTGGCAGCCGTTATCGAGCCTAACCCCTCGCAACTGGGTATTTTTGATACTAAGCGGGCTGGCTACGGGTGCATCGTGGCTAGCGTATTTCAAAGCCCTACAAATCGGCAAAGCCTATCAAGTAGCACCGATCGATAAACTAAGCGTAGTACTCGTTGTGATCATCGCTGTGATATTTTTAGGCGAGCGCCCGAGTCTTCGCGAATGGCTTGCGCTAGCACTCATCGGCGCAGGCGTGATAATACTGGTGTTTAAATAA